A stretch of Lactuca sativa cultivar Salinas chromosome 6, Lsat_Salinas_v11, whole genome shotgun sequence DNA encodes these proteins:
- the LOC111909346 gene encoding protein WVD2-like 4, translating to MESGNGVPETTVLDVNEVVENADTKVVDPDPENLNKVDEDLDSSKAIADESSTNVNDPKTQTSVTKEVTSKYNSKTPKNGTGKSAFGSSKPKPSLTQSLSLPAKTTIAKQVVGSPKDEPSSSSSVSPRSYPRKPYRGIKSSGLSQTNKSKETEDCPPEQPLSDDHHHGLKPLIKIGRRVKDDDGASSTASPHAATPGGRRRNSTSGFSFRLDERAERRKDFFSKIEEKVQAKQVEKTTMQAKSKENQDKELKKLRKSLTFKAKPMPEFYKEPPPKIELKKTPTTRPISPKLGRSKSSLSTASKSSEQMATSGRLGQTTSSSRFNPGSSSKKPNTKSLSKTEVKSGKLKGKELKDEQEAQDSQVAGVNRRDVESWIEDSVAQDTTPEDDVAGG from the exons ATGGAGTCTGGAAATGGGGTTCCTGAAACTACTGTTCTTGACGTTAATGAAGTTGTTGAGAATGCGGATACGAAAGTGGTGGATCCTGATCCCGAAAACTTGAACAAAGTTGACGAAGATCTCGATTCATCAAAAGCAATCGCGGATGAATCTTCGACGAATGTTAATGACCCTAAAACGCAAACTTCGGTTACCAAAGAGGTTACTTCGAAGTACAACAGTAAAACGCCCAAAAATGGCACTGGTAAGAGCGCATTTGGTAGTAGTAAACCAAAGCCGAGTCTCACTCAAAGTTTATCACTTCCTGCGAAAACCACCATTGCTAAACAAGTTGTGGGATCTCCAAAGGATGAACCTTCATCGTCTTCATCAGTTTCTCCTCGATCATATCCTCGAAAACCATACCGCGGAATTAAATCAAGTGGGTTATCGCAG ACTAACAAATCAAAAGAAACTGAAGATTGTCCTCCTGAACAGCCTCT ATCAGATGATCATCATCATGGATTGAAACCATTAATCAAAATTGGTCGGCGAGTTAAAGACGACGATGGTGCCAGTTCAACTGCTTCGCC aCACGCCGCCACTCCCGGTGGGCGTCGCCGGAACAGCACCTCCGGCTTCTCTTTCCGGTTAGACGAACGAGCAGAAAGAAGAAAAGAT TTTTTTTCAAAGATCGAGGAGAAGGTTCAAGCAAAACAAGTAGAAAAAACCACAATGCAAGCGAAATCAAAG GAAAACCAAGATAAGGAGTTAAAGAAACTAAGGAAGAGCTTGACGTTTAAAGCTAAACCAATGCCGGAATTTTACAAAGAACCCCCTCCAAAAATTGAACTCAAAAAG ACACCAACTACGCGTCCGATTTCACCAAAATTGGGAAGAAGCAAGAGTTCTTTGTCTACAGCGAGCAAGTCGTCGGAACAAATGGCGACTTCCGGTAGATTAGGTCAAACGACGTCGTCGTCTAGGTTTAACCCTGGTTCTTCTTCCAAGAAGCCCAACACAAAATCGTTATCGAAAACTGAAGTGAAATCTGGTAAACTGAAAGGAAAGGAGTTGAAAGATGAACAGGAGGCGCAGGATAGCCAAGTGGCGGGTGTCAACCGCCGTGATGTTGAAAGTTGGATAGAAGACAGCGTGGCGCAGGATACTACGCCGGAGGACGACGTGGCTGGAGGCTAA